Genomic window (Candidatus Scalindua japonica):
TTAAAACACAGGATCAAGGTCAATCCACTAAACCTGGTTGTTTCTGTTTTATTCTTCCTGGGAGTTTTACATACATTTTTTGCAGGTAAGTTTACGAAACTTGCCAAAAAAATTGAGAAGAGACACAGGGAAGAGATAATAAAACAAAAGAATGGTGATAAATACACAGGCGAAGTTGTTGAAGAAGTAAGTTTTATTTCTGAACTTCTTCATTTTCTTGGTGAAGTAGAAGTCATATTTGGGATCTGGGTCATTCCTGTTTTCTGGATAATTGCAATTAATTATGGAATGGAAAATTCTATCCACTATTTTACAAATGCAAATTATACCGAACCTATTTTTGTAGTAGTGATTATGACACTTGCATCCACCAGACCTATTGTCAGGCTTGCAGAAAAGACAATTATCATGATTGCCGGCTTAGGCGGAGGAACGACTGCCGCTGTATGGTTCACCGTTTTAACTGTTGGCCCTATCCTTGGGTCTTTCATTACAGAACCAGGAGCAATGACAGTATCAGCACTTATCCTTGCCAAACAGTTTTACTCAAAAAAGCCTGGCAACAAGCTTGCTTATGCAACTATTGGCTTGCTATTTGTTAATATATCAGTAGGTGGTACCATTACTCATTTTGCCGCACCACCGGTTTTAATGGTTGCAGAAAAATGGCACTGGGACCTTGCCTTCATGTTTACAAATTTTGGATATAAGGCCTTAATCGGAATCGCTTGTGCCAATCTACTTTATTACATAATATTCAAATCTGATCTTAAAAAGATGGGAAAATGGAAAAATGCTGAAGAATCCAATCAAAAGGTGGAAATTGATTGGGACATAAGAGACGATGGTGTTCCTGTTGGAGTAACAATAGCCCATATTTTTTTTATGACTTGGACCGTCTTTTTTGCTCACTATC
Coding sequences:
- a CDS encoding putative Na+/H+ antiporter; translation: MKKTRPQTIRVAIFLLFTITLLLPGVSIASEVSKNDRRIVTDFSIKLENYHDDHLTALSNILKYRIITNPLDRITIASAVGDNIHSPHAIKTSFPMKLESYHDGHLTKLGDILKHRIKVNPLNLVVSVLFFLGVLHTFFAGKFTKLAKKIEKRHREEIIKQKNGDKYTGEVVEEVSFISELLHFLGEVEVIFGIWVIPVFWIIAINYGMENSIHYFTNANYTEPIFVVVIMTLASTRPIVRLAEKTIIMIAGLGGGTTAAVWFTVLTVGPILGSFITEPGAMTVSALILAKQFYSKKPGNKLAYATIGLLFVNISVGGTITHFAAPPVLMVAEKWHWDLAFMFTNFGYKALIGIACANLLYYIIFKSDLKKMGKWKNAEESNQKVEIDWDIRDDGVPVGVTIAHIFFMTWTVFFAHYPPLFLAGFLCYLGFAKATKHHQNRTDLKPALLVGFFLAGLVIHGGLQQWWIAPVLGSLSEVPLMLGATVLTAINDNAAITYLSSLVPDFNDSMKYAVVAGAVSGGGLTVIANAPNPAGQSILQKFFPDGVSPIWLLAGAFVPTIIMGLVFMLIG